The following proteins are co-located in the Trichormus variabilis 0441 genome:
- a CDS encoding glycosyltransferase family 4 protein, with amino-acid sequence MKNILNHELAEPQNTNTKELQISEPTIALLHCYDLIDDFLDSINISFETFCQEFVGSWMFGYINALKEAGVRTVLFCISARVERPSRFTHIPTNTQICVLPPSQTYRPYRALRRKSLNVYGASTAQSFKEIQDNNPIRRSLLTPVKDLAKSVGTYLCTPLGLLAEELKRENCQAILCQEYEYARFDSCTLLGKMTGIPVFATFQGGDRTQSWLEVPWRHLSFRNCAGVIVATQTEIQRIQSAYGIGASKIGQIFNPVDIATWQGSDRLQARKELDIPLDARVVVWHGRVEIERKGLDILLEAWQQICNQRPDINLRLLIVGTGSDAAQLQQRIASMQLKGVLWLNEFVSDRSIMQRYLSAADVYTLPSRQEGFPVAPLEAMACSLPVVAADAPGVPDIFAGGDISGGLVVPRENATALAQALAQVLDNEAWGRELGKRARQRVESYFAPQIVGKQLRDFILGQNSHHAHQ; translated from the coding sequence ATGAAAAATATTCTGAATCACGAACTTGCAGAGCCACAGAACACAAATACAAAAGAATTACAAATTTCCGAACCAACGATCGCCTTACTCCACTGTTACGATTTGATCGACGACTTCTTAGATAGCATTAATATCTCTTTCGAGACTTTCTGTCAGGAGTTCGTCGGTAGCTGGATGTTTGGCTATATCAACGCTCTCAAGGAAGCTGGTGTGCGGACGGTATTATTTTGCATTTCCGCCCGTGTTGAGCGCCCATCACGCTTTACTCATATACCCACCAATACCCAAATCTGCGTTTTACCTCCATCCCAAACATATCGTCCTTACCGCGCTTTGCGGCGTAAATCTCTGAATGTTTACGGCGCTAGTACAGCTCAATCTTTTAAGGAGATTCAAGATAACAATCCCATTCGCCGTTCTTTGCTGACACCTGTGAAAGATTTGGCGAAAAGTGTGGGAACCTACCTCTGTACACCACTGGGGTTATTAGCTGAGGAACTAAAACGCGAGAACTGTCAAGCAATTTTGTGTCAAGAATATGAGTATGCCCGCTTCGATAGTTGTACACTCCTGGGAAAAATGACAGGTATTCCCGTGTTCGCTACCTTCCAAGGAGGCGATCGCACTCAGAGTTGGCTGGAAGTTCCCTGGCGACATCTATCTTTTCGCAACTGCGCGGGTGTCATTGTCGCTACCCAAACCGAGATTCAGCGCATCCAATCTGCTTACGGGATTGGCGCTAGCAAAATCGGGCAAATTTTCAACCCTGTAGACATAGCAACTTGGCAAGGAAGCGATCGCCTGCAAGCACGAAAAGAACTAGATATTCCCCTGGATGCAAGGGTAGTCGTTTGGCATGGCAGAGTAGAGATAGAGCGCAAAGGGCTAGATATATTACTAGAAGCTTGGCAGCAAATCTGCAATCAGCGTCCAGATATTAACCTGCGGCTACTAATTGTAGGTACAGGTAGCGATGCCGCACAATTGCAACAGCGTATTGCCAGTATGCAGCTAAAAGGCGTGTTATGGCTGAATGAATTTGTGAGCGATCGCTCTATCATGCAGCGCTATCTGTCGGCTGCTGATGTTTACACCCTCCCCTCTCGCCAAGAAGGGTTTCCCGTTGCACCTTTGGAAGCAATGGCTTGTAGTCTCCCAGTAGTAGCGGCTGACGCTCCTGGTGTACCGGACATTTTTGCAGGTGGAGACATTTCTGGCGGCCTAGTCGTACCGCGAGAAAATGCGACAGCCTTAGCGCAAGCACTCGCGCAAGTTCTCGACAATGAAGCCTGGGGACGGGAGTTAGGTAAACGTGCGCGACAGCGTGTAGAGAGTTACTTTGCACCGCAAATAGTTGGCAAACAACTACGAGATTTTATTTTAGGTCAGAACTCACATCATGCTCATCAGTAA
- a CDS encoding polysaccharide pyruvyl transferase family protein, producing the protein MIQVLNLTTPETIKNYLHEALGKIEPFEQCILLDYPDHANIGDNLIWLGELLYLHNTRQSQITYNASVENFSVQEMDKCKSSCEIPIFLHGGGNLGDLWLKFQNFREYIISEYKENPIIIFPQSIYFQEEDNLIKAARIFNSHPNLTIFVRDNYSYQLATNYFSNCRIIKSPDAAFQLVNTPGIAAAYQNKSSILYHFRNDKELNLNQAGSPHTLDLPNLIVEDWASYKYESDSYKELPHNAVIQSFARVFHGWEQGKLFPDEWITRQIWKYFHPYTTAFSQSYNPESHRKAWSYMYQGVYQFKQHRLIITNRLHGHILSTLMGIPHIFLPNSYHKNEAFYEAWTYQIPFCRFVKDPEKIADTVRELIEISEIAKN; encoded by the coding sequence ATGATACAAGTCCTTAATCTCACAACACCAGAAACTATCAAAAATTACTTACATGAAGCTTTAGGTAAAATAGAGCCTTTTGAACAATGTATTCTTCTAGATTATCCTGACCATGCAAACATTGGTGACAACTTAATTTGGCTGGGAGAATTGCTTTATTTGCACAACACTCGCCAGTCCCAAATTACTTATAATGCCAGTGTTGAAAATTTCTCAGTCCAAGAAATGGATAAATGCAAATCTTCATGTGAAATTCCCATTTTTTTACATGGAGGAGGAAATCTGGGTGATTTATGGCTAAAGTTTCAGAATTTTAGAGAGTATATTATATCTGAATACAAAGAAAACCCAATTATCATTTTCCCCCAAAGTATTTATTTCCAAGAAGAAGATAATTTAATCAAGGCTGCTCGTATCTTCAATTCACACCCAAACTTAACTATATTTGTTCGGGATAACTACAGTTATCAGTTAGCAACAAATTATTTCTCTAATTGTCGGATTATTAAATCCCCTGATGCAGCGTTTCAATTAGTTAACACTCCAGGGATAGCTGCTGCATATCAAAATAAAAGTTCTATTCTTTATCATTTTAGAAACGATAAAGAATTAAATTTAAATCAAGCTGGTTCTCCTCATACCCTCGACTTGCCAAATTTAATAGTAGAAGATTGGGCTTCTTATAAATATGAGAGTGACTCTTACAAAGAGTTACCACATAATGCTGTAATTCAAAGTTTCGCCAGAGTCTTCCACGGTTGGGAACAAGGCAAATTATTTCCTGATGAATGGATTACTCGTCAAATCTGGAAATATTTCCATCCCTATACTACTGCTTTTTCTCAATCTTATAACCCTGAATCACATCGCAAAGCTTGGAGTTATATGTATCAGGGAGTTTACCAGTTCAAACAACATCGATTAATTATTACAAATAGGCTACATGGTCATATTCTTTCTACTTTGATGGGAATTCCCCATATTTTTCTCCCTAATTCCTACCACAAAAATGAAGCTTTTTATGAGGCTTGGACATATCAAATCCCCTTTTGTCGTTTTGTCAAAGATCCTGAAAAAATAGCCGATACAGTTCGGGAATTGATTGAGATTTCTGAAATTGCTAAAAACTAA
- a CDS encoding glycosyltransferase produces the protein MTQQVINSTSKNHLSPLENQKRYRVVLVHPSAGVNWSGGSEIFAIELARHLNSYFNVELLSGADCGSFSFPSGGISRTQAFNIVRHPLISKLLSRFASHPEIVIEHLSNFFPCAIQLLTKSADLIFPCNDYGGMAMAAFVRAIKGTPILFTEHVGLLGGGKSLTRNLRFHPDQLVVFSEAMAEFVRSVQPQQKVSIIPNGVDINRFTPVGNYINFGLPKPIVLCVASLKRHSHKRIGLAMEAVARLPQISLLLCGDGIDRDYFQAKGDELLGKERFKIQSFPYEQMPTVYRSADVFTLPSIDEPFGLAYVEAMASGLPVIATDDEMRRQIVGDAGRLCDVTNPDIYAAAIREILTQDWQVRARQKALGFSWENIALRYRELILKTIQGDQQNH, from the coding sequence ATGACACAACAAGTAATTAACTCTACAAGCAAAAATCATCTATCACCATTAGAAAACCAAAAGCGTTACCGAGTTGTATTAGTACATCCTAGTGCGGGAGTAAATTGGAGTGGTGGCTCAGAAATTTTTGCCATAGAGTTAGCAAGACATCTTAATTCGTACTTCAATGTGGAACTTTTGAGCGGCGCTGACTGTGGCTCTTTTTCCTTTCCATCTGGTGGTATTTCACGCACTCAAGCCTTTAACATTGTCCGCCATCCGCTTATTTCTAAACTACTTTCTAGGTTTGCTAGCCATCCTGAAATAGTGATTGAACATCTCAGCAATTTTTTCCCCTGTGCTATTCAACTATTAACTAAATCTGCTGATTTGATATTTCCTTGTAATGACTATGGCGGGATGGCTATGGCAGCTTTTGTGAGAGCTATCAAAGGTACACCAATACTTTTTACCGAACACGTCGGCTTATTGGGAGGAGGTAAATCATTAACACGTAATTTGCGGTTTCATCCTGATCAATTAGTTGTGTTTTCTGAAGCAATGGCTGAATTTGTACGTAGTGTACAACCTCAGCAAAAGGTGAGCATTATTCCTAATGGTGTAGACATAAATAGATTTACTCCAGTAGGAAATTACATCAATTTTGGTCTGCCAAAACCTATTGTTCTTTGTGTCGCATCTCTCAAACGTCATAGCCATAAGCGCATTGGATTAGCTATGGAGGCAGTAGCCCGTTTACCCCAAATCAGTTTATTATTATGCGGCGATGGTATTGACCGTGATTACTTTCAAGCTAAGGGTGATGAGTTATTAGGGAAAGAGCGTTTTAAGATTCAAAGTTTTCCCTATGAACAAATGCCGACAGTTTATCGTAGTGCTGATGTATTTACTCTACCCTCAATTGATGAGCCATTTGGATTGGCTTATGTGGAAGCAATGGCTAGTGGTTTACCTGTAATTGCTACCGATGACGAAATGCGTCGTCAGATTGTTGGTGATGCTGGTAGATTATGTGATGTGACGAATCCAGATATATATGCTGCGGCTATTAGAGAGATTTTAACTCAAGATTGGCAAGTGAGAGCGCGTCAGAAGGCTTTGGGTTTCAGTTGGGAAAACATAGCTTTAAGGTACCGTGAGTTGATTTTAAAAACTATTCAAGGTGATCAACAAAATCATTAA
- a CDS encoding glycosyltransferase family 2 protein, translated as MPTISVIIPAYNAERTILATISSVQQQTFSDFELIIINDGSTDRTLELIQNIQDERLKIFSYENGGLPVARNRGISLASGEFIAFLDADDLWTPDKLELQLAALQQNPEAGVAYSWTYFMDEQGKSSIPGVSLFFEGDVQANLLVNNFLASGSNPLVRKQAIESVGDFDSNYKACEDWDYWLRLSADWNFVVVRKHQIFYRQSATSMSSTKVKNMEDNGLLVIEKTFQSVKPELQYLKNQSLAWIYQYSTQQYLKQNINNIEAVRHAREKLWQAIRLHPPILLANYAQDLIIWLIKKWILTKIYILRNKNKPLMIK; from the coding sequence ATGCCTACTATATCTGTAATTATTCCTGCCTATAATGCTGAACGCACAATTTTAGCGACAATATCTTCTGTTCAGCAACAGACATTCTCAGATTTTGAGTTGATTATTATTAATGATGGTTCTACTGACAGGACTCTAGAGTTAATTCAGAATATTCAAGATGAGCGATTGAAGATATTTTCTTATGAAAATGGTGGTTTACCAGTAGCACGTAATAGAGGAATTTCTCTTGCAAGTGGGGAATTTATTGCTTTCCTTGATGCCGATGATTTGTGGACACCAGATAAATTAGAATTGCAATTAGCAGCATTACAACAAAATCCAGAGGCGGGAGTTGCTTATAGTTGGACTTATTTTATGGATGAGCAGGGAAAATCTTCAATCCCTGGTGTTTCCCTATTCTTTGAGGGTGATGTCCAAGCTAATTTGTTAGTTAATAATTTTCTTGCTAGTGGTTCAAATCCCCTAGTTCGTAAGCAAGCCATTGAATCTGTAGGAGATTTTGATTCTAACTATAAGGCTTGTGAAGATTGGGATTATTGGTTACGTTTATCAGCCGATTGGAATTTTGTTGTAGTTCGCAAACATCAAATTTTTTATCGCCAATCTGCCACTTCCATGTCATCTACTAAAGTTAAAAATATGGAAGATAATGGATTATTAGTGATTGAAAAAACTTTTCAGTCTGTAAAACCGGAACTGCAATATTTAAAAAATCAGAGTTTGGCCTGGATTTATCAATATTCTACACAACAATACCTTAAGCAGAATATTAACAATATTGAGGCAGTCCGTCATGCTAGAGAAAAATTATGGCAGGCAATTCGCTTGCACCCGCCAATTTTATTAGCAAATTATGCTCAGGATTTAATTATCTGGCTGATAAAAAAATGGATATTAACTAAAATATATATCCTAAGAAATAAAAATAAACCACTAATGATTAAATAA
- a CDS encoding glycosyltransferase family 2 protein, whose protein sequence is MPIISVIIPVYNGEKTIIETIASVQQQTFLDIEIIVINDGSTDKTLELVKNIPDNRLKIFSYENGGLPVARNRGITHAVGQFIAFIDADDLWTPDKLELQFAALQEYPEAGLAYSWTYYKFANEADSYADESNSFVGDVYAELLVKNFLQNGSNPLIRRAAIDSVGLFDPTLKSCEDWDFYLRLAAKWQFALVKKAQIIYRQSPTAMTSKLDVMEKYSSVVIERAFNTAPPELQHLKKQSLAWVYKFTAQQCLKYNSDKLADIKLAAKRLKMAITLYPKNLLEDYTHGLIRKLIKSWILLQFHMVDIPEKSHNT, encoded by the coding sequence GTGCCAATAATATCTGTAATCATTCCTGTATACAATGGTGAAAAAACAATTATTGAAACCATTGCTTCCGTTCAACAGCAAACCTTCCTAGATATTGAAATCATTGTGATCAATGATGGCTCAACAGATAAGACTCTTGAGCTTGTGAAAAATATTCCAGATAATCGCTTGAAAATCTTTTCTTATGAAAATGGTGGTTTACCCGTAGCTCGTAATCGCGGTATTACCCACGCTGTAGGTCAATTTATTGCTTTCATTGATGCTGATGATCTTTGGACACCAGATAAGCTAGAACTTCAGTTTGCTGCATTACAAGAATATCCAGAAGCAGGATTAGCTTATAGTTGGACTTATTATAAATTTGCAAATGAAGCAGATTCTTATGCTGACGAATCTAATTCATTTGTAGGTGATGTTTATGCTGAACTGCTAGTCAAGAATTTTTTGCAGAACGGTTCCAATCCTCTAATTCGGCGAGCAGCTATTGACTCTGTAGGACTTTTTGATCCGACTTTGAAATCTTGCGAAGATTGGGATTTTTACCTACGGTTAGCGGCTAAATGGCAGTTTGCTTTAGTTAAAAAAGCACAAATTATCTATCGTCAGTCCCCAACTGCTATGACATCTAAATTAGATGTTATGGAAAAGTATAGTTCTGTTGTCATAGAGAGAGCTTTTAATACAGCTCCTCCAGAATTACAACATCTAAAAAAACAAAGTCTAGCATGGGTTTACAAATTTACGGCTCAACAATGTTTGAAATATAACAGTGATAAACTCGCTGATATTAAACTAGCCGCTAAAAGATTAAAAATGGCTATTACTCTCTATCCAAAAAACCTTTTAGAAGACTACACTCATGGTCTCATAAGAAAACTTATTAAAAGTTGGATATTATTACAATTTCACATGGTTGATATTCCTGAAAAATCTCACAATACTTAA
- a CDS encoding lipopolysaccharide biosynthesis protein yields the protein MLISKFKQSLSNKFIRNAGALGAAELANRIFRLGTTITLARMFSPQDYGLMAVVYTVFDFATVFTFRGGIGAKIVQADEQDVKTICDTSYWLNWILCIAIFLLQCIAAFPIAQFYKNQQLVLPICTVGLVYLMFPLFLVNSAIIERENRLKITALCNVIQSLLSNIIIVVFALMGMGVWAIVWSMVLTTPVWIIITWRNHSWRPPKLFKLDKYKEVISFGADLLAIELLGKLRGNIDYLIIGGFLSIEALGIYYFAFNAGLGISMSVINTFGSALFPYLCEVRSNLSHLKERYFSSLKKAYFVITPLILLQTCLAPIYVPIIFGQKWSSAIPVLMLICLSALSLQFGRATFLLLNAMGKTRLTLYWNLIYTILFSTGLLISVHGGIIYVAIAVVICQLFIAPIFNIWVVNRTFYKKQFITL from the coding sequence ATGCTCATCAGTAAGTTCAAGCAGTCACTATCAAACAAATTTATTCGCAATGCTGGCGCGCTAGGAGCCGCAGAATTAGCCAATCGCATCTTCCGCCTGGGAACAACCATCACTCTAGCGCGGATGTTCAGCCCCCAAGACTATGGATTAATGGCGGTTGTTTATACAGTGTTTGATTTTGCCACTGTTTTCACCTTCAGAGGCGGAATTGGCGCAAAGATTGTTCAAGCTGATGAGCAGGATGTGAAAACTATCTGTGACACATCTTACTGGTTGAACTGGATTTTGTGCATAGCGATTTTTTTACTCCAGTGCATTGCTGCTTTTCCGATTGCTCAGTTTTATAAAAACCAACAGTTGGTTTTGCCAATCTGTACAGTTGGTTTAGTCTATTTAATGTTTCCTTTGTTTTTGGTTAATTCTGCCATCATTGAACGGGAAAATCGACTTAAAATTACAGCATTATGTAACGTTATTCAATCATTATTAAGCAATATCATTATTGTGGTTTTTGCCCTCATGGGTATGGGTGTATGGGCTATAGTCTGGTCTATGGTGTTGACAACTCCAGTCTGGATTATCATCACTTGGAGAAATCATTCTTGGCGACCACCTAAATTATTTAAATTAGACAAATATAAAGAAGTTATTAGTTTTGGGGCAGACTTATTAGCGATTGAATTACTAGGTAAATTAAGAGGAAATATAGATTATCTCATTATTGGTGGCTTTTTAAGTATTGAAGCATTAGGTATTTATTATTTTGCTTTTAATGCTGGTTTGGGTATTAGCATGAGCGTGATTAATACCTTTGGTTCAGCATTATTTCCTTACCTTTGCGAAGTGCGGAGTAATTTAAGCCACCTCAAAGAAAGATACTTTAGCAGCCTGAAAAAAGCTTACTTTGTAATCACACCTTTAATTCTATTGCAAACCTGTTTAGCTCCTATTTATGTTCCAATTATTTTTGGACAGAAATGGTCATCTGCTATTCCAGTATTGATGCTAATTTGTCTATCTGCTTTAAGCCTACAATTTGGTAGAGCTACATTTCTTTTGCTTAACGCAATGGGCAAAACCCGCTTAACTCTCTATTGGAATTTAATCTACACAATCCTATTTTCTACTGGACTATTAATATCAGTGCATGGAGGAATTATTTATGTAGCGATCGCAGTTGTTATCTGCCAACTATTCATAGCCCCCATCTTTAACATTTGGGTTGTTAACCGCACTTTTTACAAAAAACAATTCATTACTCTATAG
- a CDS encoding glycosyltransferase family 2 protein encodes MPKVSVVIPAYNAMPYLPETLDSVLRQTYNDFEVIVVNDGSSDKTEEFISQILDPRIKLISQANQGLAGARNTGILNASGEYIAFLDADDIWEPTKLEKQVKVLDENPEVGLVYTWVAYINEQGKSTGKIFKNQVEGYVWPQLTEHNIVECGSVAMVRQICFEKIGLFDRNLGSYVEDWDMWLRIATSYDFKVVKEALVYYRQRSNSASKNWEAMAQSFAIVIEKAFATASPDLQVLKNKSYGFTYLCLAWKPLQSLQKDYQKSREFCQQALVYYPSLRFSQEYIRLSIAINLMRWFGADGYSKLLPLFHTMRRVKLALQK; translated from the coding sequence ATGCCAAAAGTTTCTGTAGTCATTCCTGCTTACAATGCCATGCCTTATTTACCAGAGACACTTGATAGTGTTCTCAGGCAAACTTATAACGATTTTGAAGTGATAGTTGTTAATGATGGTAGTTCTGATAAAACTGAAGAATTCATCTCTCAAATTTTAGATCCTAGAATCAAATTAATTTCTCAAGCAAATCAAGGATTAGCAGGAGCAAGAAATACTGGTATTCTGAATGCTTCAGGCGAATATATTGCATTTCTGGATGCTGATGATATTTGGGAGCCGACTAAATTAGAAAAACAAGTAAAAGTTTTGGATGAAAATCCAGAAGTTGGTTTGGTTTATACCTGGGTTGCTTATATTAATGAGCAGGGTAAATCAACAGGAAAAATATTTAAAAACCAGGTAGAAGGTTATGTATGGCCACAGTTGACTGAACATAATATTGTTGAGTGTGGTAGCGTGGCTATGGTACGTCAAATCTGTTTTGAAAAAATAGGTTTATTTGACCGCAATTTAGGCTCTTATGTAGAAGATTGGGATATGTGGCTACGTATTGCCACAAGTTATGATTTTAAGGTTGTTAAGGAAGCTTTAGTTTACTACAGACAACGCTCAAATAGTGCTTCTAAAAATTGGGAAGCAATGGCACAAAGTTTTGCCATAGTTATTGAAAAAGCTTTTGCAACTGCATCACCAGATTTACAGGTTTTAAAAAATAAAAGTTATGGTTTTACTTACCTTTGCCTAGCTTGGAAGCCACTACAAAGTCTTCAGAAAGATTATCAAAAATCTCGTGAGTTTTGTCAGCAAGCTTTGGTTTACTATCCCAGTTTACGCTTTTCCCAAGAATATATCCGCTTGAGTATAGCTATTAATCTCATGCGATGGTTTGGGGCTGATGGCTATAGTAAGTTGCTGCCATTATTTCACACTATGCGGCGTGTCAAGTTAGCTTTACAAAAGTAA
- a CDS encoding glycosyltransferase family 2 protein — protein MKNMALISVIIPAYNAELTIKKTIESVQNQTFTDWEIIVINDGSTDKTPEIIQSIKDERLKIFNYKNGGLPVARNRGILHATGEFIAFLDADDLWTVDKLERQLKALQQHPKAGVAYSWTCFMDVDEQGEPLAYLPSSPYSFTGNVYQNLLVSDFIHSGSNTLIRKEAINSVGEFDPMLKSCEDWDYWLRLATNWDFVVVPEYQIFYRRTPGAMSSKVEVMKEACLIAMEKAYQAAPPQLQYLKKYTMSSFHLYCSSLYIQHRDDKFAISQAQQHLLAAIGLNQKILLEKTTQKLLIKFLLKKIFPPQVTNYVLQLTKKRISLNVPRLEA, from the coding sequence ATGAAAAATATGGCATTAATTTCTGTGATCATACCTGCTTACAATGCAGAATTGACTATTAAAAAAACAATCGAATCTGTACAAAACCAAACCTTTACTGATTGGGAAATCATTGTTATTAATGATGGTTCTACAGATAAAACTCCAGAAATTATCCAAAGTATCAAAGATGAACGGTTAAAAATTTTTAACTATAAAAACGGGGGATTACCAGTAGCGCGTAATCGTGGTATTCTTCATGCAACTGGAGAATTCATTGCTTTTCTTGATGCAGATGATTTATGGACTGTTGATAAACTGGAAAGGCAATTAAAAGCTTTGCAACAGCATCCAAAAGCTGGAGTTGCCTACAGTTGGACTTGTTTTATGGATGTAGATGAACAAGGAGAACCTTTAGCATATTTGCCATCATCTCCATATTCTTTTACCGGAAATGTGTATCAAAATCTGTTAGTGAGTGATTTTATTCACAGTGGTTCAAATACGTTGATACGTAAGGAAGCAATTAATTCAGTAGGCGAATTTGATCCGATGCTCAAATCTTGTGAAGATTGGGATTATTGGCTGCGCCTAGCAACTAATTGGGATTTTGTTGTAGTCCCTGAATACCAAATATTTTATCGTCGGACTCCTGGGGCAATGTCATCTAAAGTTGAGGTGATGAAAGAAGCCTGTCTCATAGCAATGGAAAAGGCTTATCAAGCAGCACCACCACAACTACAATATTTGAAAAAATATACTATGAGTAGCTTTCATCTCTATTGCTCAAGTTTGTATATTCAACATCGTGATGACAAGTTTGCAATTAGCCAAGCGCAACAACATTTGTTGGCAGCAATTGGGTTAAATCAAAAGATTTTACTAGAGAAAACAACTCAAAAGTTATTAATCAAGTTTCTCTTGAAAAAGATTTTTCCCCCACAGGTGACTAATTATGTTTTGCAGTTAACGAAAAAACGTATTTCTCTGAATGTTCCGAGGTTAGAAGCATGA
- a CDS encoding glycosyltransferase family 2 protein, translating to MPKVSVVIPAYNSMDYLPTTLETVFAQTFTDFEVLIINDGSSDNIVEWVSSLTDGRIRLITQENQGLTGAHNTGVMQAQGEYIAFLDADDLWEPSKLEKQVSCLDENQEIGLVDTWVMLVDETGESTGTILKTNAEGNIWKQIIQCPTVVCGSSPLVRKLCFQEIGLFDPEMGGSSDWDMWIRIASRYNFALIKEPLTLYRQHRSSMSKNCDRVFRENQSVIEKTFKSVPPELQNLKQRAYALVYLYLAWRALDNRNYEQAIYYRQQAYNSDPQVIYSKSGLSQKFAILVTRFFGASGLDGVRNISRALRRNILALIP from the coding sequence ATGCCCAAAGTTTCTGTAGTGATTCCAGCTTATAATTCTATGGACTATTTACCAACAACGCTGGAAACTGTTTTTGCTCAAACATTTACCGACTTTGAAGTATTGATAATTAATGATGGTAGCTCTGACAATATTGTTGAATGGGTTTCTAGTCTCACTGATGGCAGAATCCGCCTTATCACCCAAGAAAACCAAGGTTTAACAGGCGCACACAACACAGGTGTGATGCAAGCGCAAGGTGAATACATAGCATTTTTGGATGCAGATGATCTCTGGGAACCAAGCAAACTAGAAAAACAAGTATCTTGCTTAGATGAAAATCAAGAAATTGGCTTAGTAGATACTTGGGTAATGCTAGTTGATGAAACAGGAGAATCTACAGGAACCATACTGAAAACTAATGCTGAAGGTAATATCTGGAAACAAATTATTCAATGTCCTACTGTTGTCTGTGGTAGTTCACCTTTAGTCAGGAAGCTTTGTTTTCAAGAAATAGGTTTATTTGACCCCGAAATGGGTGGCTCATCCGATTGGGATATGTGGATTCGCATTGCATCTAGATATAACTTTGCCCTAATTAAAGAACCATTAACCCTTTATAGACAACATCGTAGTAGTATGTCAAAAAACTGCGATCGCGTATTTCGAGAAAACCAATCTGTCATCGAAAAAACCTTTAAATCTGTACCACCAGAATTGCAAAATTTAAAACAACGTGCCTATGCTTTAGTTTATTTATATCTCGCCTGGAGAGCTTTAGATAATAGAAATTACGAACAAGCTATTTATTATCGTCAACAAGCTTATAATAGCGACCCTCAAGTTATTTATTCTAAATCTGGTCTGTCTCAAAAATTTGCCATACTGGTAACTCGTTTCTTTGGTGCTTCTGGCTTGGATGGAGTCAGAAATATCAGTCGAGCTTTGCGAAGAAACATCTTAGCACTCATACCTTAA